In Kazachstania africana CBS 2517 chromosome 11, complete genome, the DNA window TCATAATCATTTCACGACCAAAGGCTGTaactgatgatgaaattgcTAAACATGGTAATTTTCCTACAGTTGCACCAGTGAAACCATAAACGGAATTTGCAGAGATCTTCAAAGCTAATTGTCTACCATTAAGAACATCTCTCTTAAATGGGTCTTTTTCATCTCTAAGATCTTTTTTAGCACGCTTTCTTGCAGAGATtaattcttccaaaattatAGGTAAAATACCACGTCTTAACTTGTCGCTGACGAAATAATCACCATTTGGTGTAATTATGTAATCTTTATccttttttaatttcaatctTTCTACTGTGGCTTTATTGCACAATGTCGTATAACATAAGTTATGTGCCATCATAATACTTGGATACAGGGAATTGAAATCGAGGGTGGCAATAGGAACGTCATAGTAGCCACGGATCGGTTCAATAACAGTGGCACCTTCATATTGTTCATCACTTCCCTGAGATTGCATATTTGGAATTACAGTGTCGATTTGGATACATTTACGGAATAATTGTGACACAACTTTAATCTGTTGGCCACGAGCTAGAAGATAAGAGAATGGGACACCAGTGACTCTAGCCATTTCAGTATAATTAACGAGGGccatcaatttttccaaaagtCTCAGGGGTAGGTAGGCATCCTTAAGACAGTAAACTGCCAACCTTCTTCTCGTTTCGCTATCACCATGTTGCAGATCCGTAATAATACTATAATGaacatcttctttttgctCACCCAGAAAATGAGCAGAAACGGCATTTAAGGTATACGATCTCAGTTTATATTCACgttgaataaattgaagaagatctAATTGCAAACGACCATCGATATTGACGTTTTTAGATTCTCTTGTACCATATGCTTTTGAGGAGAAAACAGTATCCTTGATTTCCTGCTTCACATTGACTAATCTGCCAAAATaaggaaaattttcaattttgaggGCCCTAGCTCTATTGATTAAATAAGGAATATCGAAGTTCCCAGTATTATAACCGATAATAACATCAGGATCAGCTTCTACAATAAAATCACGCCAATGTGATAACATTTCGGCCTCTGTCTCGTGTGAGTAGATACGAGAACCTGTAATTGGCGCACAAGTATCGACGGTAAATACGTTACGTACAAAAGGTTTTTTCGCGCCAGCAATACTCATAACATTGGCGATTTGAATCACAGAATCATGTTCAGGTTCAGGAAAAACCCCAATTCTACCAGCacattcaatatcaaaggATAAAATACGTAGAGGAGCAGAATGAGACCAATCACCTTCGGCAGGGTGCGCTATTAAATCTTTATAATTAATATTAACTTCTAATTGACAAGTGGAAactcttttattttctggGATAATAGTGTATTTATTCTTCGGTAAAGTTATCCATGACATACCGACAATACCGCAATCTACCATTAATCTTAAAGGATACGCAATATTATCGTAAGTTGTTGTCCCATTAGAGAACCATGAGTTAAAGGTTAAATGACCCCTCTCGAACGCCGTTCTCAATTTATTTACGATGCTTGGATATGTAGCATAAACTTTCCAAAATGGTATTTTGTCATCACCAGAATAACCCCAAATTGACTGTTTTGGTACAACTTCTATGGAATCGACAGCATTATCGaacatttcatttaaatatttgacAAATTCCTCTCTTTGCTGAGGATCATTAGCATTATCTATCGAAGGTTGCGGTACATAAAGATAATGTTTAAATCCAGTCACATTACAAAGAACGGAATGTCCTGTATTAGTAACACCAAAAAACCTTACGATGGTTGACGTATTCGCATCTTTGAAGCCCGGTATGATACTCTGTTCTGCATCTATTTGCTGGAAGGATATATCATGAGTCTCGGGTGTGAAATCAGCAGGTAATGGATCTCTTGAATAATGATTAGACTTTTCTTGTATCTCAGCAGCTTCATGCTCCAGCTCAGAAAGCTCTCGTTCGAAAGCAGACTGCAGTTGAGTACCATGTAAATTTGTATACTTTGCCTTGAACCCTTGCTCTCTGTATTTCTTATACGAATCAGTGGGAATGATGTCAATAGTGGAAACTGGTTCACTACCAGCGCTGTAATCCATGGATTGCAGCctcatcttcttttcagAAAGGCCCACATCTGAGGCAGCATCAGCATCTTCGCCCGGTCTCTTAAGGTTGTCAGTCATAGCTTGCTGTTCCAATTGCTGTCTCTCTACTATCTCACTGCTATATAGTCTAACTTTCAATGCCTTCGTAAGACTTCTATATATCGAAACGCGACGCGTGAAGAAGGACATCGTGGTAAAGGATGTCGAGAATTGACCAAGAGATGATTCAAGTCAAGAAGGACAGCCTAAGTTGGTCCCGAGCAGACCTCCTACTATGTGGATAACACCGTTTTCCCATCCGGCTGGGTTAGTGAGAACAGTGGGGGTGCCACCCCAGTTTGCAGTTTCAATGGAGGTTATATGAGGAAATGACGTCCTGATCAAGAGCTGACGGCTTTTAAAAGGACGATCATCTGTTAAAGAGGTCTCAGATGCACGTTAGAATAGCATAGTAACCTGTGATTAGCTATAGATGTGTTGCTGAGTGGCTGTCAGGTTTTGTTTGTCATTTGATGGTTTTTGTAACGTGTGAAAAAAACACGAACTATACATAGAAAAGAGATCAGGTTGAAGAACCATACAGTCTTTTTCTACAGATAGAAGAAGTAAGTTGTACGAGACTACTGGATTTCTATCTTTGCAATATTGAGATAATGACTGTTGAGAACTTGAGACAGAGATACGTTGACGCCAATCAAGATCATTTGTTTGatcattttgataaattatctgatgaagataagACGCTTTTCACACAAAATTTATCCAAAGTGGCCGATCGTATTCCCCCAAAGAAACTAGTCGAGGACTGTAAGCATGCTATCAAACTTTCTAGTGACATCTCCAGAGAAGGTTCTTCCATCGAGCCTCTACCTTCTTCATCCTACGAATCGATAATTGGCAACCCTGAGAAGGAACAAGAATATTACAATATAGGGTTAGACGCCATTGCTAGAGGACAGGCTGCTGTTATTCTGATGGCTGGGGGACAAGGAACAAGATTGGGGTCGTCTGAACCCAAAGGCTGTTACGATATTCAACTGCCTTCTCATAAATCattgtttcaaattcaagctgaaaaattgattagTTTACAAAAATTGGCGAATAATGTCGTTATTCCGTGGTATATTATGACATCTGAACCAACAAGGGCTTCCACAGAGTCTTTTTTCGTGAAGCATAATTATTTTGGTCTATTGCAATCACAAATTgtctttttcaatcaaGGAACTTTACCTGCATTTGATATAAATGGTGAAAGATTATTGTTAGGCAGCCCAACAAAATTAGTTGAATCTCCTGACGGTAATGGTGGACTTTACTGTTCATTAAGAGATAATGGCATTCTAACTGACATGATAAATAAAGGTGTTAAGCATGTCTACATGTATTGTGTTGACAATGTACTCTCAAAAGTATGTGATCCTGTTTTCATAGGATTTTCTATTAAGCATAGTTTTGAGTTAGCTACAAAAGCTGTTAGAAAAAGGGATGCTCATGAATCTGTAGGTCTTATTGCATCAAAAGATAATCGCCCCTGTGTCATCGAATATTCTgagatttcaaaagaattagCTGAAGCTCAGGATGCAAATGGTTTACTGAAATTACGTGCTGGAAATATTGTAAACCATTATTATTCTattgatcttttgaaaCGTGAATTAGACAATTGGTGTAATAACATGGTATATCACATTgcgaagaagaaaattccatcatttgataataaaaaaaatatttactaTCAGCCAGTTGAGCCAAATGGTATCAAATTGGAAcaattcatttttgatgTTTTTCCAACCATTTCTCTATCGAAATTTGGCTGTCTTGAAGTGGAAAGATCAGAGGAATTTGCGCCGCTGAAGAATGCACCTGGTACAAGTAACGATAATCCGGAAACGAGTAGAGCTGCTTACTTGAACTTAAGTAAGAAATGGTTGACTGCTGCTGGTGCTCACGTCGGAGAAGGTGTTAATATTGAAGTCTCTGGCACCTTAACATATGCTGGTGAAAATTTGTCCCGATttaaaaatcaaaattttaatagtGACATCCTCCTAGAGTGAGCAGCCTGTATCGCATTTATaaagatatataaataaaaaatttctaaatcttcTGACTAAGAAGTAAAAAGATATGGATACAAAAATATGATGGTAAAAACGCTTGCCCACCGCTGCTTATTTCCAATCAATTTATATTTCGAGTgagaaacaaaaaagaaaaactttGATTTCGCCCAGGATCGAACTGGGGACGTTCTGCGTGTTAAGCAGATGCCATAACCAACTAGACCACGAAACCGTATTTTGTTGTATTTTTGGTTTGGAACATTCCACTAAGTCAGTAGCATTCAAAGCCCTCTTCATTTTATTGCAACTAGATCAAGCTTATTTATGATGGAACAAAGATTTGATGGTATAAGTCATTTTCTTCGTACTATAGGATCTTTGCTCGATCAATAAATGGGCAAAAAGCGGTTCTTCGATATAATCAAGGTTTCAGTTCAGTGATTTATCGAAATATATACTTATTGTataactgaaaaaaattacctATTAATTTGCCAGCAGTTGATATAATATAAATGTACCAAAAGGGCTTGcttattattttaataatCTTTTTAAAACCTTGGAATATTTGTATAATAGTGAATCGAAATgacaaaatataaatatttatgtGAGAGACACATcataaatattgaatttctATGTCTTCTCCACCAACATCAAGTAAATGTCAAGAAGAACGTCTTAGGGGAAAATAAATTGCTACGATTAGTCATAACTAATTCTATGACAATCTTTCGCTTGTGTCTTTCCTTATACGGCCTAGTATATGCATTATGACGAAATATTCAGACGCACGATGCTGCCATTGAAATACATCTTACTTTCGAAGAAACGCTTTTAGCCTTCCTCTTTCGTTGCGATTCTGACATTATAACTTCGTTAAATCATGAGAACTtaaaactttcttcttttattacATAAGCTTCGTTTGCTATCAGAATGGACCTGAATCGAAGAAATATGATGATATGTATAAATTATTGCTATTCTTCATCTGTTACAAAACTATTATCTCAACAAatatttccaattttttgataagCAACGTTTATTTTCAAACCTTTATTATTCCATTGATTCGATTCCTTCGACATTCATAATTTTGTCTGttttcatcatttcttATTCTCAGCTTATAACTTGTAGATTTATCCTTAATATTCAAGATAATTGGTGCTGCAGAATAACATATATCTAACAAGAGAGCTTGGAGAGAGTAAAATGCGTTGACATAACATATGAGGCTTAAAATGCGTTTCTTAATAAAAAGGTATGTGAATTACTGGTAGAAAAAACCCCAATGCAAATACATATATTTGTACTAATCTCGATACTCTCTTTTCACTCTTCTGGAGCAGCAGAAGGCTACAATTCCAGGATTTTCAATCCAACCCCAGAAACATAGTCACAATCGAGTCAGAGGGCCCAGAAGCCTCGAGGGCAGTTTTACATAGAGGGGAAAGTCGCGCCACAGATAGGTTTAATTACCTGTCCTTATAAGGCTATATACTCatacaaaatattaattaaaaaaaatgtttatTAGAATAATTTGAAGTCTATGCAGCGTCGCAAATTCCGAATATTAATTGTATACAGGTACTATTTATTAACTACAATTCACAATGCCGTCATATACCGTCGAATACGTTATTGGTACCTGTCCCAATGTCTGTACTCCCTTTCTCTGCAGCAAGGTTACCAAACTGCATCTCAGAACCTGGCCTGGACTGGTTTAACATTTGCAGATTTAACAACTGAAAATCTAGGTCATTATTCATCATATGgatattatcatcattgttAACATTTACgataccattttcatcatcattgcgattattttcattattattattgacactagtattattatttattattttatgtTCACCATTATTAGCGCGTAGCATGTTTTCGTTGAAATGTGCGACACTAGTTGCCTTGTCTCTATCACCACCAATAGCTGATTTTgtgttattactattattagCCCAACTTGAATTTGGCTTATTTGATGTACTTCTCCTCTTGATGTTTTTAACATCGGCAGGAATATTATGCATTGAATTGGAGTTTTTGttcatcatatttttcaacattgtCATGTATTGTTGCTGCGATTGTGTACCCATATTTCCCATATTATTAGAGAAATTTGGATAGTTGTTTTTCATTACATTTGCCATCTGTTGTCCATTGAATTGTGCTTGGTTGATATTTGCAAACTGCCCATTATTAACGTTTGCGGTGTTCACCACACTGCTTCTATTTAAAGAATCATTTCCTGGCATGGCCATATTACGATGATCAACACTAGAACTGTTAGGAACCCCCTGAGGCATGTTCGGATACATCTGGTTGTTATTAGGAGGATGTACTTGGCTTTGCTGAGATGACATCATATTCGCCATTTGAGCGGACAtaatttgttgttgtaaCATAGCTTGTAGTTGTTGTGGTGTTGGTTGTACACTGGCTCCTCCTCCAATTGTATTCTTCCTTTCAGTAGTGGCGCTACCGGGCGCCGTTGATGGTGTCATCCTAATTCCTGATGAAACAGGTACCATTGGTGTAGATACACGACTACTGTCCGTATCCTTTTCCATGGGGTTATTGTTGTTTATACTGGGGTTGGTGGTATTAGTTGTGGGTGCTGAAGAAGGTTTcatattattagtattataAGGCATATTTGCATATGGATTGAGATTGCTATTTGGATTATAAGGGAATTGAGGATTCATCTGTGGATGCATAGGAATATTATTGGGTAATATAGGGTAAATATTATCCAGTTTTGGATTTTcgtattttttcaattcatcaatgGAGCAactttcaacaaaattatttaacaAAAGGAACGATTGCCACCATTCTACTAGAAAAGTATCTGGTGAGTTTATGATCATTTTAGATTTCACTAGATGATCTGGTTTTAAAGATTGTGAATTCAGGGTGTTATTACCactatttttatttgaaacGGTACTACTACCATCTACTGCCGAAAGTGGTAATTGAGCTTCTTGTAAAAACTTCTTTGCTGTTTTATAATGTTTGTTCTCCAACAAATAGTGATAAATATGTGAGTACAGTAGTTGCCTTGAGTTATTAGCCATTGCATCAGAAACGGCTAGATTTAGATCGAAGATAGGAATCTCACCGGTAGAGCCACTATGTTGGGAAGGCGACATTGAACTGTTTAGCGTGTTAGTGGTACTGACATGCCTTGGATGCGTGGGATCCGTCTGTATCTTGACTTTACTTTTCTGTTTTCTTGGCTTTGTCTTCGAAATTCTTTGATGTTGTTGCTGCGAAAGATTTGTTGGTATTTTGGAATCGATATTAGTCATGGTACCTTTTGTTTATGTAAAAATCAGGGCCAAAGATTTCCCAGTCACACTAATATAGCTCTTATTGTGAGAAACGTTTCTTCTGTTTGAAGCCTTTACTATTTGAAGTGAACTAGCTTTGAATGCCATACACAAGACTCTCTCGAGTTTTCGAGGTCGACTAAGGGCCAAAAGCAGAAACCTGCCATATCTTTCCTACATATTTTTTAGAGATTTTACGACCGGGTGATGGACCACAGCCCTAATATGAAAGTTTTAGGGCAAGAAAGTAGAGCCCTTCATGATGGTCGGAAAGAGGTTAGGGTTGCGATGCCCGGAATTTACCGGCCCggctatttttttttttcttaaggaaaaattttggattcCTTCCAAGTTGGCGGCTAAATTTAATTGAGAAAACTTAGCAGTTATCACTCTACCACAATCATAATACAAACGCCAGTTAGGAGCACTCACAGTGTAGCATGGGATGAAGAACATGTGCAAACCGCTACCACAATCATTGTTGATCTAACAGCCGTTCCACTTCTACTATCAGTGTGGTCTGCTTGTCGTGGAACCATCCCGCCTTCCTTCCAGTTGGAGAGCCGTACGATGATTGTACTGATATAAAGAAGAGTGAAAAACCCCATGAGATGTGCATGGTGTATGAAAAGTACATTAACCGGTTTGTTCTCACGTCGCTGTCATTGGTACGAATAACTGGCAATTTATCGAAGGAACTGATTTATCCGTCTCATGTGATATTGATCGAGAAACAATAACGAACAGATCATCATCAGAATTTTTAAGGTGGAAAGCACgaaggcaaaaaaaaaggttaTGTCAGGGTAATATGGACTCGAACGGACCGGCTGAAATAATTCCTGCAAGGTGATAGATTATTTGCAACTCTTCCCAGAAAATGTAAGGTCGATTCAGCTAGTTTCTGGCAATATATACCTCACCAACAACCAGTAAAAAATAAGGCACGAAAAAACTGATTGGCAGGTGAAATTTCACTCATTTACAATTACCACTGATCGTCTTTTCTTTACTATAGACAACCttcttgtttttcaaaaactggTTTTTGCCTCGTTTCCATTCAAGCAAATTGATCCATCTGATAAGCTCATTACTTTGCTGCCAAGACCGCTTTATCTACAATCTATTATCTTAAATCCAGATAAAGCTATAAGTCCCATTGAATACGAAAGACCAAAACCAAAGCACACACACATTAGAGTTTTAAATGACACATGGCTTCTAGAAAACGGTCTCCACATGATTTCTTATTCAGGGAAGAACTAGGCCATGGCTCTTATTCAACTGTTTACAAAGCTATTGACAAGCGCAATGCAAATAAGGTGTATGCTATCAAAGTTTGCTCTAAGGCACATATAATACAAGAATCCAAAGTGAAATACgttaccattgaaaaaaatacgTTGAACCTGTTGGCAAAGGCAAAACATCCAGGAATTGTGAAACTTTACTATACATTTCATGACCAGGAAAACTTATATTTTGTATTAGATTTTGCTGCAGGGGGTGAGTTGCTTTCATTATTACATAAATACACAAAGTTCAATGAAGTCTGGGCAAGACATTTTACTgttcaattgattgataCATTACAATACATCCATTCTCAAGGGGTCATTCATCGAGATCTGAAGCCGGAAAATGTTCTATTGGATAAGGAAGGTCGGTTAATGATCACTGATTTTGGCGCAGCTGCCACTTTCAACTCTGAACAGGATAGCAAAGGTGTTTCAGGGAGTAGTAGTACGTCTTCATTTGTTGGAACTGCTGAATATGTTTCTCCCGAGCTTCTGTTATACAATCAATGTGGTTTCGGGTCAGATGTTTGGGCTTTAGGTTGTAtgatctttcaattcatcgAAGGCCACCCACCATTTAGAGgagaaaatgaattgaagACATTTGAGAAAATAGTAGCTTTGGACTATACGTGGAATTCTAATAACAATAGCACTACTGCTGTCAACACAAAATCAAATCCCATTATTGTTAATCTCGTTCGAAGGATACTTACACTCGATACAAAATCAAGAATGTCATTGAAGGAAATTCAACTAGATGTTTGGTTCCAAAATGTAGATTGGAATGATAAAGCAGAAATATGGAAAGGTATTTGGCAGATTCAACAAACTTATAACAATTATCCACTAAGTTATTCATACCAACACAATATGCCGAATCGACACCTTCACGTCATAGATATTCCTTTAAAAAACATAGCAATAAcgaaacaaaaaaagaaaaagccTATGAAAGCAGCAAATACTACCAATAGCATTGTTGAGTGGAGAAAAAAACTAGGAATATCCAACGGGCCAAAACAAAATATGTTTACTCCACCTATATTGCTCGATACAATGGCCACTCCTGtatcaaatatgaaaaatgtgCCCCAACAAAATAAtgttaataatattccagCTTCAAACAATGGCAACACTACAGTACCAGCACCATCAAATTACATTCAACCACCTCTAAACACTACTGTAACGTCACATTCAAGATCGGTACCCAGCCTGTTTCCACTTACACCCAACTTTCCCAAACAAAATAGCATTATAACACCTCAGCCAATTCAAAGAGAGGCCGTTTTGCAACAGACA includes these proteins:
- the POL3 gene encoding DNA-directed DNA polymerase delta POL3 (similar to Saccharomyces cerevisiae POL3 (YDL102W); ancestral locus Anc_2.351) — its product is MSFFTRRVSIYRSLTKALKVRLYSSEIVERQQLEQQAMTDNLKRPGEDADAASDVGLSEKKMRLQSMDYSAGSEPVSTIDIIPTDSYKKYREQGFKAKYTNLHGTQLQSAFERELSELEHEAAEIQEKSNHYSRDPLPADFTPETHDISFQQIDAEQSIIPGFKDANTSTIVRFFGVTNTGHSVLCNVTGFKHYLYVPQPSIDNANDPQQREEFVKYLNEMFDNAVDSIEVVPKQSIWGYSGDDKIPFWKVYATYPSIVNKLRTAFERGHLTFNSWFSNGTTTYDNIAYPLRLMVDCGIVGMSWITLPKNKYTIIPENKRVSTCQLEVNINYKDLIAHPAEGDWSHSAPLRILSFDIECAGRIGVFPEPEHDSVIQIANVMSIAGAKKPFVRNVFTVDTCAPITGSRIYSHETEAEMLSHWRDFIVEADPDVIIGYNTGNFDIPYLINRARALKIENFPYFGRLVNVKQEIKDTVFSSKAYGTRESKNVNIDGRLQLDLLQFIQREYKLRSYTLNAVSAHFLGEQKEDVHYSIITDLQHGDSETRRRLAVYCLKDAYLPLRLLEKLMALVNYTEMARVTGVPFSYLLARGQQIKVVSQLFRKCIQIDTVIPNMQSQGSDEQYEGATVIEPIRGYYDVPIATLDFNSLYPSIMMAHNLCYTTLCNKATVERLKLKKDKDYIITPNGDYFVSDKLRRGILPIILEELISARKRAKKDLRDEKDPFKRDVLNGRQLALKISANSVYGFTGATVGKLPCLAISSSVTAFGREMIMRTKTAVQEKYSVKNGYKHDAQVVYGDTDSVMVKFGTTDLQEAMDLGAEAAAYVSTLFKHPINLEFEKAYFPYLLINKKRYAGLYWTKVEKYDKLDQKGLASVRRDSCSLVSIVMNKVLKMILIGRDVDGALEFVKKTIGDILHNRVDISKLIISKTLAPNYTNPQPHAVLADRMKKRDGIGPNVGDRVDYVITGGNDKLYNRAEDPLYVLEQNLQVDSKYYLQNQLQNPVISIIAPIIGEKQANSMFVVKSIKINTGSAKGGLMGFIKKVAVCKGCRGPLKKGESALCSNCLSRSGELYMKALYEVRDLEEKFSRLWTQCQRCAGNLHTEVLCSNKNCDIFYMRVKVKKELQEKMEQLSKW
- the PKH3 gene encoding protein kinase PKH3 (similar to Saccharomyces cerevisiae PKH3 (YDR466W); ancestral locus Anc_5.591) — encoded protein: MASRKRSPHDFLFREELGHGSYSTVYKAIDKRNANKVYAIKVCSKAHIIQESKVKYVTIEKNTLNLLAKAKHPGIVKLYYTFHDQENLYFVLDFAAGGELLSLLHKYTKFNEVWARHFTVQLIDTLQYIHSQGVIHRDLKPENVLLDKEGRLMITDFGAAATFNSEQDSKGVSGSSSTSSFVGTAEYVSPELLLYNQCGFGSDVWALGCMIFQFIEGHPPFRGENELKTFEKIVALDYTWNSNNNSTTAVNTKSNPIIVNLVRRILTLDTKSRMSLKEIQLDVWFQNVDWNDKAEIWKGIWQIQQTYNNYPLSYSYQHNMPNRHLHVIDIPLKNIAITKQKKKKPMKAANTTNSIVEWRKKLGISNGPKQNMFTPPILLDTMATPVSNMKNVPQQNNVNNIPASNNGNTTVPAPSNYIQPPLNTTVTSHSRSVPSLFPLTPNFPKQNSIITPQPIQREAVLQQTNNQLAHTFPIESISNDNIIGNTINDGQFAQNQVISTKIEAIVPPKKILKQDFIYMHAIPYKVNGPKMSMQSYNLIDNELITSLVTQNKSALKSSAKIPKLLTLSEDGYLSYYDDFAGSEKCDMVNIGDSDLSMYDFEFDEVTRKGYLILEKYKYMIWFISLPSFSAISSLSPSPHVATTTSVNSVVVNIAENWVDCFFRARQLLDEKELLDKMGRISISAESGQVSGTTPTSYNPSPTTTSFTSSEPSPINDLHIPNKYINASHKQNSFLVPTDAVTQKMSKNDNARNKRLQVPGPFPQTTPAGTKTQIGLASQENRRIASDAINASNYGRITTSPILNGREQRSGVPSPKIPNRTTSTASPGAPFKKYNVPKNLVVSSSRYEVIHALNGFSNFEQSAASSGASAAFKNLQRQKESSNRSNNTRRSSATQK
- the QRI1 gene encoding UDP-N-acetylglucosamine diphosphorylase (similar to Saccharomyces cerevisiae QRI1 (YDL103C); ancestral locus Anc_2.348) — protein: MTVENLRQRYVDANQDHLFDHFDKLSDEDKTLFTQNLSKVADRIPPKKLVEDCKHAIKLSSDISREGSSIEPLPSSSYESIIGNPEKEQEYYNIGLDAIARGQAAVILMAGGQGTRLGSSEPKGCYDIQLPSHKSLFQIQAEKLISLQKLANNVVIPWYIMTSEPTRASTESFFVKHNYFGLLQSQIVFFNQGTLPAFDINGERLLLGSPTKLVESPDGNGGLYCSLRDNGILTDMINKGVKHVYMYCVDNVLSKVCDPVFIGFSIKHSFELATKAVRKRDAHESVGLIASKDNRPCVIEYSEISKELAEAQDANGLLKLRAGNIVNHYYSIDLLKRELDNWCNNMVYHIAKKKIPSFDNKKNIYYQPVEPNGIKLEQFIFDVFPTISLSKFGCLEVERSEEFAPLKNAPGTSNDNPETSRAAYLNLSKKWLTAAGAHVGEGVNIEVSGTLTYAGENLSRFKNQNFNSDILLE
- the MSS11 gene encoding Mss11p (similar to Saccharomyces cerevisiae MSS11 (YMR164C); ancestral locus Anc_2.346), with translation MTNIDSKIPTNLSQQQHQRISKTKPRKQKSKVKIQTDPTHPRHVSTTNTLNSSMSPSQHSGSTGEIPIFDLNLAVSDAMANNSRQLLYSHIYHYLLENKHYKTAKKFLQEAQLPLSAVDGSSTVSNKNSGNNTLNSQSLKPDHLVKSKMIINSPDTFLVEWWQSFLLLNNFVESCSIDELKKYENPKLDNIYPILPNNIPMHPQMNPQFPYNPNSNLNPYANMPYNTNNMKPSSAPTTNTTNPSINNNNPMEKDTDSSRVSTPMVPVSSGIRMTPSTAPGSATTERKNTIGGGASVQPTPQQLQAMLQQQIMSAQMANMMSSQQSQVHPPNNNQMYPNMPQGVPNSSSVDHRNMAMPGNDSLNRSSVVNTANVNNGQFANINQAQFNGQQMANVMKNNYPNFSNNMGNMGTQSQQQYMTMLKNMMNKNSNSMHNIPADVKNIKRRSTSNKPNSSWANNSNNTKSAIGGDRDKATSVAHFNENMLRANNGEHKIINNNTSVNNNNENNRNDDENGIVNVNNDDNIHMMNNDLDFQLLNLQMLNQSRPGSEMQFGNLAAEKGSTDIGTGTNNVFDGI